The genomic window GTTCTTGCTAAGAACATGTGTTCTCTTGTTTGTGGTTGAATTCCTGTTTTAGCGTCATTAACATCAACAACTAATATAGCTGCATCTGCTTGTGAAGCTCCAGTAATCATATTTTTAATGAAATCTCTGTGTCCAGGACAGTCCACAATAGTAACTTCATATTTGTTAGTTTCAAATTTCTTGTGAGCTACGTCTATTGTAACCCCTCTTTCTCTTTCTTCTTTTAATTTATCCATAACATAAGCAAACTCGAATCCTGCTTTTCCTCTCTCTTGAGCTTCTCTTTTTAATTTTTCTAATTCTTGTGGGTCAATAGCTCCACTGTCATAAAGTAATCTACCAACAGTTGTAGATTTTCCAGCATCGACGTGTCCTATGAATGCTACATTTAAAACGGGTTTTTGCTTAGCCATATTTATCACCTAAGTTCCAAATATTTCTTATTAAGGTAATAAGATTACATATTTTGATAATAGATGTTTTATCAAATATTTATTAATTCCCTATATAAACTTTTTGGTGAAACCATGAGATGTGCAAGATGTAATAAAAAGGAATGTAAAAATGGAAAAAATTGTAAGGAAGAGATACTAGATAATATTTTGGAAGAATACAAAAAAGAAGAAAACCTAAAAATAGCAAAAGTTTCTTCCTTCATTGAAGGAAATTTCTATATGAAAAAAACTAGATTAGAGGAAATTATTGAATTTTGCAAAATGATGAATTATAAAAAGATAGGTATAGCCTTTTGCATAGGATTGGAGAGAGAAGCAAAGATTTTAGATGAAATACTGTCAAAACATTTTGAGGTTTATTCAGTATGCTGTAAAGTCTGTGGTATTGATAAAGATAAATTTGAATTAACACATATAAATAAGGAACAAAAAGAAACTATGTGTAATCCTATTGCACAAGCTCTAATTTTGAATGAAAAAAAGACTGATTTAAATATTATTGTTGGTCTTTGTATTGGGCATGATATTTTATTTCAAAAATACTCAAAAGCTCCAACAACAACATTTGTGGTTAAAGATAGAATATTAGCCCATAATCCTTTAGGAGCTATTTATAGTAAATATTATTTAAATAAATTTGGAGTTTATGACAAAGATTAAAGCAATAATACAGAAGATAATTTCTATAATGTAGAGAACAACAACTAATTGCCACTCTTTCATAGGTTTAAATTTTAGAATTAATCTTGGTAAAGATAAATAGCCAGATATATAATATAATTTATTATCCTCTCCTAAAACTGTTGGTTTATGTTCATCTCTACTCATAACTCCTGCAGTTATAAATTTTAAAGAAGCATCAACAATGTAAGGAGTCATGATTATTAAAAATGGGATATATTGATGATAAATCACAGCTAAAGTGGACAAAAAAGCACCTATTGGTAATGTTCCCACATCTCCTGGAAATACTTTAGCAGGATATTTATTATATATAAATAATCCAAAATAAGATGCAGAGAATATTAAAAGGGCATGGTAAGCATCATAATATCCATATATGTAACAAAATATAGCTAAAAAAAATGATGATATTATTCCTAAACCTATCTCTAAACCATTAAATCCTGCAAGCATATTTGTTAAATTAGAAAATACTGTAATAGATACAGCTAATAATAACACTTCCCATAAAGAGATAAACCCATTTATATATAAAAAATATCCAAAAATTAGGCTAAATATGAATAGAAAGATTAGTTTTTCTTTAGGTTTTAGCTTAGAGATATCATCAATTATTCCTAACAAACCTGAAAAGACTATTGGAATAATATAAAAAACTTTTATAAATGGTATAAATAGTATATTAGATAAAAGAGGAGCAATTCCCCCCATTTCAGGAATTTTTTTCTTATCTTTTTTATGTAAATCATGCCCAAACATGTTTATTCTTTTAATTAAAAAATATGTTAAACCTAATGAAAATAAAAAGGCAAATATTTCCATTATCTCCCTCTAAGTGATTTAAATAATTCAGCTATTCTTTTGGCCCTATTTATATCAATCTCATTATTTACATTTCCATTCCTTTTTATATAGCTACCTATAATAAAACCATCAGCTAAGTTTATAAACTTCTTTATATTTTCTTCATTCACACCTGAACCAATAATAGTGGGAATATTATATTTCTTAGCTAACTTTACATCTTCTATATTAACTTCTTCCCCTGTTCTTCTTCCAGAAATGATAATAGCATCAGCTAAAGCTCTCTCATATGTGTCTAATAATGATGTTTCAAAATCTATAAACTGATAACTATGTTTTACATGAACATCAGCATAAATTTTAATCTTTGATGGGACAAGTTTCTTTAGTCTAAAAAGTTCATGAGCATTCCCCTCAATAATTCCCTGATCAGTTATAGCTACACCATTTAAAACATTTACTCTTATAAAATCAGCTTTTATGGCATAAGCTATGGAATAACTAGCTATAGAGTCATTTCTTAATACATTTATTCCTATTTTCATACCCACTTCTTCTTTAATAGCTTTAGCTATAACAGTAAATGATGCTAAAGTAATTTTATCTATCTCTTTTTTAAAAGGTTTGTCATTAAAATTCTCTATTAGAACAGCATCAAAATTAGCTTCTTCCAATTTTTTAGCCTCTTTTATAGCAAAATCTATAACATCATCTAAATTATCTTCATAAAGGTAGCTTCCAGGTAGTGGCTTTAGATGAACCATTCCAATTAGCAAATTATCACCCAATTTATATATAGTATTAATAAATATTATTTTAATTAGCAATAGGGTGAAACTATGGGAAGAATATCTATAACCATTGAAAAAAATTTGTTAAAAGAGATAGATAAGATAAACGGTGAGAATAGGTCAAAAGTTATAAGGGAGGCTGTGGAGTATTATATAAAAAAATATGATTGGTTAAGGAGAATAGAATCAAAGTTAGGAGAAGTTAGTTTAATTTATAATCCTAAAGGGAAAAAAGATATAATAGAGTTAGAAAGTAAATATAAAGATATTATTATAGTCTCACTAGAAACCAGATTTAATAATAAAATTTTAAGAATTACTGCTATAAAAGGAGATAGAGAAAAAATCATTGAGTTTGTAAATAAATTAAAAGGATTAAAAAATGTTGAAATGGTTAAATTAACTACTATAAGTATAAAATAATTTTTAAGGTGAGAAATCTTGGATATAAGAAAGATTAATCCTACAAAAATTGTTTGTGTAGGTCTCAATTACATAGATCATGCAAAAGAGCTAAATCTTCCTATTCCTGATGAACCTATCATTTTTTTAAAGCCTCCATCATCTATAATTTATGATGGAGATTATATTATAAAACCAAAGATATGTAAAAGATTAGATCATGAAGTAGAATTAGCATTTATTATAAAGAAAAAATGTAAAGATGTAAAAAAAGATCATGAAGATTATATTTTAGGATACACTATTTTAAATGATGTAACTGCAAGAGATCTGCAAAAAAAAGATGGACAATGGACAAGAGCTAAGAGTTTTGATACTTTTTGTCCAATAGGGCCAAGAATTGTTAAAGATATAGACCCAATGAATTTAAAAATAGAGTGTAGAGTTAATAATGAGGTAAGGCAAAAGTCAAACACTAAAAATATGATATTTGATATCTACTACCTATTAGAGTTTGTATCATCAATAATGACATTATATCCTGGAGATATAATTTCCACTGGCACTCCTCCAGGAGTTTCAGAGATTAAAAGAGGGGATGTTGTAGAGTGTGAAATAGAGAATATAGGGATTTTAAAAAATTATGTTAAATGATATTTAAGGTGTTATAAATGGATTTAGATAGAAAATTAATTGAAATATTGGATATACTATCAAAATATAAAGAACCTGTTGGGGCTACAATAATAGCTAAAGAATTATCAAAAAGAGGCTATAAAATAGGTGAAAGGGCTGTTAGATACCATTTAAAGATTTTGGATAGTTTAGGTTTAACAAAAAAGGTAGGATATGTTGGAAGGATAATAACTGAAAAGGGTTTGGAGGAGTTGAGAAAGGCTGATGTTTTTTATAGATTGGGAAGTATATATTCAAATATTTTAGAGAAAATGCTCTCTTTTAATTATTATGATAGATATGCTATTGTTAATAGGGCATATATTTATGCTGATTTTAATGTTGTTATTAAGGAAATAAAAAAGATATATAACAGCGGTTTTGCTGTTGGGGATAGAGTAGGTATTGTTGATAAAGGAAAATATGTAGAATTATATACCCTATGCTCATTGAATTTTGATAATATTCTAATAAAAAATGGGATTCTTCCAACACATGTGTGTGGAGGGATTGTGAAATATGAAGATGGAGAGCCTGTGAAATTTGAAGAGATTATTTATTATAAAGCTACATCTATTGACCCTCTAAAAGTTTTTATAAAAGAGAAAAAAACTGATGTAGTTGGAATTTTAGAAGAGGGGAATGGATATTTACCAGTCAACTTTAGGTATATACCAAAAAGTTCTATGGAAAAGTTTGAAAGGATATTAAAAAATGATGAATTAAAGTGTGTTATAAGTTATGGAGAAGAGAATGTTCTTGGTTTAAAAGTGGATGATGATTCTATAGGCATAGCTTTAATTGGGGGGCTGTCACCAATAGCAGTATTTACTGAGAAAGGTTATTATGCTGATATACAACCAATGGAATTATTAGTAAAAATAGATTCATTACACAAATTAGAAAAAAATGAAAGAAAAATTGTAAAAAAGAAATCCAATTATAAAATAAAAACTATATTTTATAAAATGGTTAATGCTATGAGTATGGTAGATTATGATATAGATAAACATGATGGTAAAGTTATTGTCAATATTTGTTACATTGATAAAAAATATGCTGATGATGCATTAGACCTATTAAAAGAAGCTTATAAAAATAATTTAGGTATTGGAGATAAGTTTGGATTTATAGAAGAAAAGGATAAAATAAAAATTCAAACACTCTGCTCTATAACCATAGATGGGATATTATTAAAACATTCTCTACCCACTATTCCCAAATATGGAGGAGTTTTAGAAATTAAAAATGAAAAAAAGAGATTCATTGATATTATAGCTTATAATGGCTCTTCTCTAGACCCCCATATAGTATTTTTTGATGCTGTTGATTGTGAATCAACTATTTTAGCAGGTTTTAGAGAATTTCATAGAATTATTAAAGATGATATAGAGGAAGTTTTGGATAGGCTGAATTGGAACTGTGTTATAGGGATAGGGGAGCCAAATAATGAAATTTTTGGAATTAATGTTGAAAAAGACATGTGTGGAATTGTATATAATGGTGGTTTAAATCCTATAGTATTATTAAAGGAAAATGAAATTCCTGTTGAAATTAAACAAATGCATGAAGTTGTTGATTACTCAAAACTTATTAGCTATAAGGAGATCTAAATTTATTTATAAATTTTGGAATCTCTTTTAATGCCTCGTCTAATCCCATTACAGAATAATCCTCTTTTAAATATCCTTTTTCCTTCATAACTTTACCTACCCATCTGTAAAATCTCTGATCTTGAATTACAACTACACCATAATCATTTTCAGTTCTTATTAATCTCCCTATCATTTGAATTAATGTTTTTGCCATTTTATCAAAAGATGTCATTAAAAAAGATTGCCATTTACTAAAACCTCTTTCCATTAGATAACTCTGTTCTCTCATTAGTAGAGGTGTAGGTACTGGAAAAGGTAAAGCATCAATAATTACCCCAATTAAAGCTTCACCAGGTATATCTACTCCTTCAGAAAATCTTCCTGTTGCTAACATTATCCCTCCGATTTCAATAAACCTTTCTTTTAACTCTTTTGCATCTTTTCCATCCATTCCTTGCTCATAAACATGTATATTTTTATTTTTAATATTTATTTTTCTAATATTTTCTTTTAAATAATTATGAAAATTGTAAAGATCTTCAAAGCTTTTAAAAAGTATTAGTGTGTTTCCATTTATAGCTTCTAATAGTTTTAGTAATATATAATTAGCTTTATCTCTATCTTTAATCTCATATTTCATATTCACTCCATCTTTTAAAGCTATAATCATTCTTCTATCTCTAGGAAATGGATTTTCCAATATTAGATAATCATACTCACTTAATCCTGTTTTATAGGCATGTAGTTTAATATTTCCAATTGTAGCTGAGCAGTGGATAACAGTGGCATCTGCATATAAAGATTTTAAAACATGGTTAATAAAAACTGGTTCACAAATGAGCTGTTCTTTATTTTTATATACAACATAGTTTTCATCTATAAACCTAAGATTATTTATATTTTCTATAAACTCTGCTATATATAAATCCAAATTCTTATTTTCAACAAAATCCATTTCAATATTTATTAGAGATGGGCTATAAAAATCAAAATATAAATCTTTCTTATCTATCTCTTTATTATCATCAAAAGAGTTTACAATTTCCCTTATTCCCAATATTTGTTTGTAACCATCCAAAATAGCTCCTAATATTGATAGATTTAAATTATAATAATTACTTGTCAAAACACCATTATAAATAATATCGCTCCTACATATATCTAACATAACATTTTTACTTTCTAAATAATTTTCAATAATCTCCCAAAACCTATCACTTTCAGGATTTAATCTCTTTTTTAATAAAGATGGTGCATAATACATAGCCATGTATTTTAATCTGTTTATGATATTATCAAAATTTATTTCTATTGTAGCAGATCTTCTTATACTATCTTCCAGTTTATGAGCCTCATCACATATTATAATATCAAATCCTCTCTTTTTTTCCAGTTCTTCTTTTGAATGATAAAATATACTATTGTTCATAACAACTATGTCAGCAAGAACACTCTCTATTTTATTTTTTTGATATTCACATGTGCAAAATGGACAATAATAAAGAATTTTTTCTCCAAATTTAATCATTATCTTACTAGCTCCACAATAACATATAGGTTTTCTATTTGGTTTATATATGCACTTCCTATTTAACTGACAATATAGCCTATTAGCTTTACCCTTCTTTGATTTACAGTAGTAGTTGTGTTTTCCCATAAAAAAAGAAACTTTTATGGAATGTTTTAAAGTTTTTAAATCCTCATATATTCTTAATTGCTGATCAATAGTTTCTGTTAATATAGCTATCCTTTTTCCCCTTTCAGCAAAATATAGTGAAGGGATCAAATAAGCTAAAGTTTTTCCAACACCTGTTGGAGCTTCTATAATAAGGTGTTTTCTATTAATAATTGAATTATATATTTTAAACATCATTTTCTTTTGTGGATTTCTAATATTTTTATATGGAAATTTTTCTTTTATATACTCTATAAAATCCATGCTCTTGACCTCAAAAATAAAAATTTAAAAAAGTGGAATTATAACCTTACAGGTATTCCTTTTTTTTGACAAAATTCTTTAATATCTCTTATCTTATATAGCCCATAGTGTAATATTCCAGCCATAAGTGCAGCATCTGCTTTAGCTTTAAATGCCTCATATACATGCTCGGGTTTGCCACATCCTCCAGAGGCTATAATAGGAATATTGACACTCTCTGAAACAGCTTTTATTAGTGTTAAATCATAACCCTCTCTAGTACCATCTTTATCAATACTAGTTAATAATATCTCCCCAGCACCTAAACTTTCAGCTTTTTTAGCCCATTCAATTGCATCTATTCCAGTAGCCTTCCTACCACCATAAATATAAACTTCAAACCAAAATTTTTTCCCTTCCTCTTCAAAATAGTATTTTCCACCTTCACTATAATTCCTTTTGGCATCAATAGCCAATACAACACACTGTGAGCCAAAGATTTCAGCAGCATCTTTTATAAGATTAGGATTTTTAACAGCAGCAGTATTAACAGATACTTTATCAGCCCCTGCTTTTAGTAGTTTCCTAAAATCTTCCACACTTTTTATCCCACCACCTACAGTTAAAGGTATGAAAACTTGATCAGCAGTTCTTTCAACAACATCTATTAAAATATCTCTCCTTTCTGCTGAAGCTGTTATATCTAAGAACACTAATTCATCAGCCCCCTCATCATCATAATATCTTGCCAATTCTACAGGATCCCCTGCATCTTTTAAATTTAAAAATTTTACTCCTTTAACTACTCTACCATCTTTTATATCTAAGCAAGGAATAATTCTTTTAGCAAGCATATTTTCACTCTAATTTAAATTTCTCATTTAGATTAAAACTAAATTCTTCTTCTTTTTCTTCTTCATCCTCATGAAGCCCATATATAGTTTTTGCTAATTTTAATGCTCTCAATGAAGCTAAATCTTTCTCTAAGTATATTTTAGCTATATCTTTTGATAATAATTGTAACTCTTTTGAAAACTTTGTTTTTAATTTAGCTATGGGCAAACTTTCTACCCACTGCCTTTCAACCTTTTGATCATAGGGTAGAACCCCAATAACATCATCAATAATATCTTCTAAATCAACAATACCCCTATATTTATTCACTATAATCCCAATAGTGGGGATATTTAAATCCTTAACTAACTCCATAGTTTTTAGAGAATTTACTATAGATGGAAGGCTATCTTCTCCAACAATTATAACTTTATTTATTAATTCACTTTCCCCAACATAAGTTAATAATGGGTTATCTTCAGTAATGTTTGGAGGGAAATCATACACTATAATATCATACTCATCTTCAATAGTGTCTAATAAATGATCAAGCCTACTGACATCTATCTTATATGCAAAAACCTTCGATGACATATCAGAAGGAATTACTGAAAGATCATCATAAGTGTATATAATATCCTCTAATACTGACTCTCCTGCCAAATATGAAGCTAAGTTATGCTCTTTGTCCTCTAAATTAAAAATTATTGATGAGGTTCCTCCATAAATGTCACAGTCAATAAATATAGTTTTTGTTGATTGACTAACAATATATGCAAAATTGGCAGCAACTGTAGTTTTACCTGTTCCTCCTTGTATATTATAGAAACCAACTTTCATAAACTCACCTTAAGATGATAACTTTAGGGCATTCTATTATATAGCTTCCATTATTTTTTATTAAATGTTTGAAATTTCCAAGTATTTGTTTATTTGTATATAAAGTAATTTTTACATTTTTGGGATTTTTTACAATAATTATGCTTTTATTTATTAGGTGGATATTGTTTTCATAATAATCTTTTAACCAATTTACCATTTGATTAAAGTTCATTATACATGTTCCCTCATTTTTTAACTTAAATAATAAATTTGTATTGAAATGCCTAATATCTGCTATATAAACTCCAAATTCTTCATCTTCTGGAGGGATGTAGGTTATATTTAAAATATTTACCCCATAAACCTCTGATAGTGGTGTAGGTACTTTCAATATGGGGATGCCATTATAGATTTCAAAACCTCTTTTTCCAGGGATTATAAGATATTTCACTTTTCCATTAATATCTAACTTCCAATCTCCATCTTTTCCTAAAACTGCATTAACTAAATCCTCATTAGAACTTTCTAAAAATAGTCCATTACATCCACTTGCCAATGCATAACCATAATTCTTTACAAACCAATGATTGAAATACTTATATCTATCATTCATTTTATTATTTTCTTTTTCAGGAACAGGTTCTCCTTTATAATACCATTTAGAAACTTCATTAGCTTTCCCATTCCAATAAGGTTCTCCTTTATATAAATAATAATATCTGTTTTCACTAATTTCTCCCAACTGCCAATATCCACTCTCATAATTTATTAATGTTGGATAATATCCACCAACAGTAGGATCATTTTCAAAAGTTTCTGGTGACTTATCAACATATATCAATGGGTAGTAGCTTAAAGCAACAATATCTAGATCATAATTTAATTTTTCTGGGTTTATATATGTGTGTGTATAGTTTTTATAACTTTTAAACCAATATTGGTTAATAAGCTTTAAATCCTCTTTATTTAAATTAGATTTTTCTATCAGTTTTATTGCCTCATCTCCAGATACAATATAGCTAACATTTATCCCAAAAGCAGAAAGTAGTTTTATGGCCTTTATTTTTTTATTAATAACCTCATCATCTAAATAATTTACCTTTATCTTCCTTTTTGCTACTTTTATACAATATTTCCCATTCTCATCAGGAATAACTTTACTAACTCCAACACCTGCTACTAAAATATTATCATATCCTGCAGGAGCTTTATTGATGTATGCAAAAGTCCCATTATTTTTAGCTATATATCTACCTAAAATATCCAATGTCTTTTTATCATTTAGATCTGTAGGATATAAAAAAAGAAGTTTATTTTTCTTTATTTCATAAACTCCATCAGAGATTTTTGTATAATTTATTGATTTTGATGAAATATTAGCTGGAGGGATATAGATTAAAGCTCCATCATCATCATAATAAACATATTTTTTAGGATATACAATACAATTACTATTTGTAATTAAAGTATAGTTGTCATAATCAGGTATTTTGTCAGGGGATATTGTAATATTTAAAGCTTTAATTATATCCTTTTTAGTTCTTTCATCTAAAATTAATAAGGTTAATCTATTATCATTTAAATACTTCTCTAATTCATTAACATTAATATTAGAGAGATTAACTACCTCTATTGGTACTGTGCTAACATATTTATAATTAATAGCATAAACACAACTTATAATTAGAGCTATTATTAAAAGTTTTTTCATTCTTCCACCTTTTTAACATACATTAGTGGATAACTTAACTCTTTTACATATTCTAATTTTAAATATGCTTTTACATTACTTACTTTTATTATTAAATCCACATCTAACATATCTTCGCTTAAAGCTTTGTATCTTTCAGACACATTTTTTATCTTGACCTTTATATCATACACAAATGGCTGATTTTTTATAGACTCTTCTATTGCTCTTTCTAACAAATCTTTATTTTTTTTACTAACTGGTGTGCCTATAAACTGATGAAATATAGCTCCTAATTTAATACCTCCCTCAAATATGGCCCTTTCCCTTTGAGATAAGTTTTTAAAATACTTATTAAATAACTCCTCTTCTTCAACCCTCATTATTTCACTTTTAGCATATTTTCAATAGCTTTTCTAGCTCTTCTAATAATCTCTTCATCTAACTTAACCTCATATTTTTCTTCTAATAAACATCTTTCTATTTTTTCTAAACTTATCTGTTTCATTTCTTTACACACTGCCTTCTCACTTAAAGGAATCAGTTTTTTCTTTTCACCTAACTTCTCTAACTCTATCTCAATTCTTCCAATTAGATCTTTCTCAGTACCAATAATAAACTCCTCCTCATCAGAATTTAAAACATATTTAACCATCCCACTTGTGCTTGCTATTACATCAGCTACATCTTGTATTTCAGGATTGCACTCTGGATGCACTAAAAGAACGGCATTAGGATATTTTTCTTTAGCTTTTTTAACATCTTCAATTGTAAAACTTTGATGAACATAACATCCTCCATTTTCAGGGATAGGTATGATTTTTTTATCACTTCTTTTCTGAACATAATAAGCTAAATTTTTATCTGGACCAAATAGAACTGTTTCAGCAGATAAGCTATTAACCACTTTATCAGCATTTGCTGATGTACATGTTATATCTGCCATTGCCTTAGCTTCAGCAGTTGTGTTCACATATATAACTAATGGTGCATCATATTTCTCTTTATATTTTAAAATAATATCTTTTGTTAGTTGATGAGCCATTGGACATTGTGTTCCTTTTATTTCAGGCATTAAAACCTTTTTTTCTGGATTTAATATTTTTGCTGATTCTGCCATAAAATCTACTCCACAGAAAACAATTATATCTGCACTAGTTTCCTTAGCTTTTATACACAGCTCTAAAGAATCACCCATAAAATCTGCTACTTTCAAAATCTCCTTTGGTTGATAATTATGTGCTAAAATAATAGCATTCTTTTCCTCCTTTAATTTTAATATTCTATCTTTAATATCCATTGTTTCCACCTTAAAAAATAAAAATTTTAAAATAAAAAATAATTTATAATAAGTTAGCTATCATTTCTTTTAACTCTTCTTTAACATATTCAGGAATATTTAGTGTAGTTTCATAACTGATTGGGACATCTATTGATGTTAAAAAGAGATCAACATTTATTTTACCATCTATTTTAACCCTTAACACACCTCCGCTTTCTATTAAAGCTTTAGCTAAATTCTTATTTAAAACATGAACAGGAATTTCTATTGTAGTGTTTCCACTATTAATATTAATATCCTCTTTTTCTCCATATCCTAAATACTCTAACTTACCATCATTATTAATATAAAATATATTAAAAAATATTTTATTAATATGCACCCCTATAGGATTTGGATTTTCCACTGTTATTTTTACATTAAGTAATGTTGTATCAGCTTCAACCTTTTTGAATTCAATATCATTAGAAACTATTTTAGGTTTCTCCAAGCATCCTGATGTCATTAAAAATGGTAAAACAATAAGTAAGATTAATAATCTTCTCATCTTATCACCTTAACTACTCCTTTATATCCATCAACAATAATATAATCATTATTTTTTATTTTGTCAATATCTACCTTATCCACCAGTGGTATTCCTGCCAATATTGCCCCACTAGCAATTATTGGCTCACACTCTTTATTTACAATTCCTTTTAAAATTCCCTTTTTTGCTAGGCTATATATAACATAACTTCCAACAGTGCTACCTCTTCCATATGGAAAAACAAATATCTTCCCTTTTAGAGATTCTCCATAAACATCACTGTTTTTATCAATAATCTTTCCATCTTTATCAACACCACCTAAAAAAGAGAAAGGTTTTTTA from Methanocaldococcus villosus KIN24-T80 includes these protein-coding regions:
- a CDS encoding DUF1847 domain-containing protein, which encodes MRCARCNKKECKNGKNCKEEILDNILEEYKKEENLKIAKVSSFIEGNFYMKKTRLEEIIEFCKMMNYKKIGIAFCIGLEREAKILDEILSKHFEVYSVCCKVCGIDKDKFELTHINKEQKETMCNPIAQALILNEKKTDLNIIVGLCIGHDILFQKYSKAPTTTFVVKDRILAHNPLGAIYSKYYLNKFGVYDKD
- a CDS encoding MraY family glycosyltransferase — translated: MEIFAFLFSLGLTYFLIKRINMFGHDLHKKDKKKIPEMGGIAPLLSNILFIPFIKVFYIIPIVFSGLLGIIDDISKLKPKEKLIFLFIFSLIFGYFLYINGFISLWEVLLLAVSITVFSNLTNMLAGFNGLEIGLGIISSFFLAIFCYIYGYYDAYHALLIFSASYFGLFIYNKYPAKVFPGDVGTLPIGAFLSTLAVIYHQYIPFLIIMTPYIVDASLKFITAGVMSRDEHKPTVLGEDNKLYYISGYLSLPRLILKFKPMKEWQLVVVLYIIEIIFCIIALIFVINSKFI
- a CDS encoding BtpA/SgcQ family protein; its protein translation is MLIGMVHLKPLPGSYLYEDNLDDVIDFAIKEAKKLEEANFDAVLIENFNDKPFKKEIDKITLASFTVIAKAIKEEVGMKIGINVLRNDSIASYSIAYAIKADFIRVNVLNGVAITDQGIIEGNAHELFRLKKLVPSKIKIYADVHVKHSYQFIDFETSLLDTYERALADAIIISGRRTGEEVNIEDVKLAKKYNIPTIIGSGVNEENIKKFINLADGFIIGSYIKRNGNVNNEIDINRAKRIAELFKSLRGR
- a CDS encoding CopG family ribbon-helix-helix protein, which gives rise to MGRISITIEKNLLKEIDKINGENRSKVIREAVEYYIKKYDWLRRIESKLGEVSLIYNPKGKKDIIELESKYKDIIIVSLETRFNNKILRITAIKGDREKIIEFVNKLKGLKNVEMVKLTTISIK
- a CDS encoding fumarylacetoacetate hydrolase family protein — protein: MDIRKINPTKIVCVGLNYIDHAKELNLPIPDEPIIFLKPPSSIIYDGDYIIKPKICKRLDHEVELAFIIKKKCKDVKKDHEDYILGYTILNDVTARDLQKKDGQWTRAKSFDTFCPIGPRIVKDIDPMNLKIECRVNNEVRQKSNTKNMIFDIYYLLEFVSSIMTLYPGDIISTGTPPGVSEIKRGDVVECEIENIGILKNYVK
- a CDS encoding DUF128 domain-containing protein; translated protein: MDLDRKLIEILDILSKYKEPVGATIIAKELSKRGYKIGERAVRYHLKILDSLGLTKKVGYVGRIITEKGLEELRKADVFYRLGSIYSNILEKMLSFNYYDRYAIVNRAYIYADFNVVIKEIKKIYNSGFAVGDRVGIVDKGKYVELYTLCSLNFDNILIKNGILPTHVCGGIVKYEDGEPVKFEEIIYYKATSIDPLKVFIKEKKTDVVGILEEGNGYLPVNFRYIPKSSMEKFERILKNDELKCVISYGEENVLGLKVDDDSIGIALIGGLSPIAVFTEKGYYADIQPMELLVKIDSLHKLEKNERKIVKKKSNYKIKTIFYKMVNAMSMVDYDIDKHDGKVIVNICYIDKKYADDALDLLKEAYKNNLGIGDKFGFIEEKDKIKIQTLCSITIDGILLKHSLPTIPKYGGVLEIKNEKKRFIDIIAYNGSSLDPHIVFFDAVDCESTILAGFREFHRIIKDDIEEVLDRLNWNCVIGIGEPNNEIFGINVEKDMCGIVYNGGLNPIVLLKENEIPVEIKQMHEVVDYSKLISYKEI
- a CDS encoding ATP-dependent DNA helicase; this encodes MDFIEYIKEKFPYKNIRNPQKKMMFKIYNSIINRKHLIIEAPTGVGKTLAYLIPSLYFAERGKRIAILTETIDQQLRIYEDLKTLKHSIKVSFFMGKHNYYCKSKKGKANRLYCQLNRKCIYKPNRKPICYCGASKIMIKFGEKILYYCPFCTCEYQKNKIESVLADIVVMNNSIFYHSKEELEKKRGFDIIICDEAHKLEDSIRRSATIEINFDNIINRLKYMAMYYAPSLLKKRLNPESDRFWEIIENYLESKNVMLDICRSDIIYNGVLTSNYYNLNLSILGAILDGYKQILGIREIVNSFDDNKEIDKKDLYFDFYSPSLINIEMDFVENKNLDLYIAEFIENINNLRFIDENYVVYKNKEQLICEPVFINHVLKSLYADATVIHCSATIGNIKLHAYKTGLSEYDYLILENPFPRDRRMIIALKDGVNMKYEIKDRDKANYILLKLLEAINGNTLILFKSFEDLYNFHNYLKENIRKINIKNKNIHVYEQGMDGKDAKELKERFIEIGGIMLATGRFSEGVDIPGEALIGVIIDALPFPVPTPLLMREQSYLMERGFSKWQSFLMTSFDKMAKTLIQMIGRLIRTENDYGVVVIQDQRFYRWVGKVMKEKGYLKEDYSVMGLDEALKEIPKFINKFRSPYS
- the hisF gene encoding imidazole glycerol phosphate synthase subunit HisF — protein: MLAKRIIPCLDIKDGRVVKGVKFLNLKDAGDPVELARYYDDEGADELVFLDITASAERRDILIDVVERTADQVFIPLTVGGGIKSVEDFRKLLKAGADKVSVNTAAVKNPNLIKDAAEIFGSQCVVLAIDAKRNYSEGGKYYFEEEGKKFWFEVYIYGGRKATGIDAIEWAKKAESLGAGEILLTSIDKDGTREGYDLTLIKAVSESVNIPIIASGGCGKPEHVYEAFKAKADAALMAGILHYGLYKIRDIKEFCQKKGIPVRL